A stretch of Aerococcaceae bacterium zg-252 DNA encodes these proteins:
- the ssb gene encoding single-stranded DNA-binding protein — protein sequence MNNVQLIGRLTRDVELRHTSSGTAVGTFTLAVNRTFQNQQGEREADFINCVIWRKQAETLAQYTRKGSQIAVDGRIQTRNYENQQGQKVYVTEVVVNNFYFIETRAQSEQRSQNDFGGNSYSQPSNNSFQNHNNYSLNNDYNQNSSPFSEFSDGGPINLSEDDLPF from the coding sequence ATGAATAATGTACAACTAATAGGTCGTTTAACTAGAGATGTAGAGTTAAGACATACTTCTTCTGGAACAGCTGTTGGTACTTTTACACTTGCTGTAAATCGTACTTTTCAAAATCAACAAGGTGAGCGTGAGGCAGATTTTATCAACTGTGTGATTTGGAGAAAGCAAGCTGAAACATTAGCTCAATATACGAGAAAAGGTTCGCAAATTGCAGTCGATGGTCGAATCCAAACTCGGAATTATGAAAATCAACAAGGTCAAAAGGTCTATGTTACAGAAGTCGTAGTCAATAATTTTTACTTTATTGAAACTCGTGCTCAAAGTGAACAACGATCACAAAATGATTTTGGTGGTAATTCATATTCTCAGCCATCTAATAATAGTTTCCAAAATCACAACAATTATTCATTGAATAATGATTATAATCAAAATAGTTCTCCATTCTCTGAATTTTCAGACGGTGGACCGATAAATTTATCGGAAGATGATTTACCATTCTAA
- a CDS encoding 30S ribosomal protein S18, whose product MGQRRGGRRRRKVCFFCANHIDHPDYKDVELLKRFISEKGKILPRRVTGTCAKHQRALTLAIKRARIMGLLPFTVQD is encoded by the coding sequence ATGGGTCAACGTCGTGGCGGAAGACGCAGAAGAAAAGTATGTTTCTTCTGTGCTAACCATATTGATCATCCTGATTACAAAGATGTTGAATTATTAAAACGATTCATCTCAGAAAAAGGTAAAATTTTACCTCGTCGTGTAACAGGTACTTGTGCGAAACATCAACGTGCTTTAACATTAGCAATTAAACGTGCAAGAATTATGGGCTTATTACCATTTACAGTACAAGACTAA
- a CDS encoding DHH family phosphoesterase: MKKYGIINTMNRGVNIKKEKILKILQQFHELSFSWQIYSVSVLYLLITMIAFVRKWEIGILLFVLFLLIVVLLAYNINRFIFSVNEVAGKLVMNLDNIKDDVMNHTPIGILMYDEENRVVWGNHSALSIINKNDIVGKKLEQLSDEFTKILSLSDTWDIIKFSGKTYKIAHKSDVKTIYWIDFEKENEIIEYKKYNQLVFGYLLIDDYDELVQSLNDQEVADFDATLVTKLNEWAQEFDVYLKRIEDDKYMMLLNKVALEKIEEFEFKFFSELRDDYHSKNSPLSFSLGIAYANVEQFVISDLAKEAQFNLDLALARGGDQIVVKANDESARFYGGETQLQGNRTNTRSKLVYQALINQIKQASNVLIAGHVYPDMDSIGSALGIYKIVTEQRKMAKIIVNESQFNSDIQQLLSSPQISYNLKNIFLNHDSVREYMSSKTLIILVDHHRPSLSEAKELILKGYNTVIIDHHRRSEDFPAQSVLTYIEPYASSTGELITEFFMNMRNTIESLNHFEATALLAGIIVDTNNFSNRTGSRTFDAASYLKGRGADTEQIQRILKEDLELVKKRNHLIEKTEIVYDEYAISCGTDETIIDNITAAQAADNMLNLKHVEASFVIYRRSADTVAISARSIGQVNVQKIMESLGGGGHLSNAATQIDQVTVEEVKQLLLEKIENRRD; encoded by the coding sequence ATGAAAAAATATGGTATAATTAATACAATGAATAGAGGTGTTAATATTAAGAAAGAAAAGATTTTGAAAATATTACAACAATTTCATGAGTTGAGTTTTAGTTGGCAAATTTATAGTGTGAGTGTCCTATATTTATTGATTACGATGATTGCATTTGTTCGTAAGTGGGAAATTGGGATTCTATTATTCGTACTCTTTCTACTCATTGTAGTTTTATTAGCCTATAATATTAATCGCTTTATATTTAGCGTTAATGAAGTAGCTGGTAAATTAGTAATGAACTTAGATAATATTAAAGATGATGTCATGAATCACACTCCAATTGGTATATTGATGTATGATGAAGAAAATCGTGTGGTATGGGGAAATCATTCTGCTCTATCCATTATTAATAAAAATGATATTGTAGGAAAAAAACTCGAACAACTTTCAGATGAATTTACAAAAATTTTAAGTTTAAGTGATACTTGGGATATTATAAAATTTTCAGGAAAAACGTATAAAATAGCACATAAGTCAGATGTAAAGACTATTTATTGGATTGATTTTGAAAAAGAAAATGAAATTATTGAATATAAAAAATATAATCAATTAGTCTTTGGCTATTTATTGATTGATGATTATGATGAATTAGTTCAATCCTTGAATGATCAAGAAGTAGCTGATTTTGATGCAACATTAGTCACGAAATTGAATGAATGGGCGCAAGAGTTTGATGTTTATTTGAAACGTATTGAAGATGATAAATATATGATGCTATTAAATAAAGTAGCATTGGAAAAAATAGAGGAATTTGAATTCAAATTTTTTAGTGAATTGCGTGATGATTATCATTCAAAAAATAGTCCTTTGTCATTTAGTTTAGGTATTGCTTATGCGAATGTTGAACAGTTTGTGATCAGCGATTTAGCCAAAGAGGCTCAATTCAATTTAGACTTAGCTTTAGCTCGTGGTGGCGATCAAATTGTTGTAAAGGCAAATGATGAATCAGCAAGATTTTATGGTGGTGAAACACAACTACAAGGGAATCGTACCAATACTCGTTCTAAATTAGTTTATCAAGCACTCATTAATCAAATTAAGCAAGCGAGCAATGTTTTGATTGCAGGACATGTCTATCCAGATATGGATTCAATTGGTTCGGCATTAGGTATCTATAAAATTGTGACAGAACAACGTAAAATGGCTAAAATCATTGTTAATGAGTCGCAATTTAATTCGGATATTCAACAATTGCTTTCCAGTCCACAAATCAGTTATAATTTGAAAAATATCTTTTTAAATCATGATTCTGTGCGTGAATATATGTCATCAAAGACATTGATTATTTTAGTCGATCATCATCGTCCATCTTTATCAGAAGCGAAAGAACTGATTTTAAAAGGATATAATACGGTTATCATTGATCATCATAGACGTAGTGAAGATTTTCCTGCTCAGTCGGTTTTAACTTATATTGAGCCGTATGCGTCTTCTACTGGGGAATTAATTACGGAATTCTTTATGAATATGCGAAATACGATTGAGTCATTAAATCATTTTGAAGCGACAGCATTATTAGCTGGTATTATTGTCGATACGAATAATTTTTCAAATCGTACAGGGTCACGTACTTTTGATGCAGCGAGCTATTTAAAAGGTCGAGGTGCTGATACGGAACAAATTCAACGGATTTTAAAAGAAGATTTAGAACTCGTTAAAAAACGAAATCATTTAATTGAAAAGACTGAAATTGTTTATGATGAATATGCTATTTCATGTGGAACAGATGAAACGATTATTGATAACATAACAGCAGCTCAAGCAGCAGATAATATGTTGAATTTAAAACATGTAGAAGCGTCATTCGTTATTTATCGTAGAAGTGCTGATACCGTAGCTATTAGTGCAAGAAGTATTGGGCAAGTCAATGTTCAAAAAATTATGGAGTCTTTAGGTGGTGGTGGTCACTTGTCGAATGCAGCTACTCAGATTGACCAAGTTACCGTTGAAGAAGTAAAACAATTATTATTAGAAAAAATAGAGAATAGGCGGGATTAA
- the rplI gene encoding 50S ribosomal protein L9, which yields MKVILLSDVKKQGKKGQVIEVSEGYGRNFLIKNGLAKLADNAAMSQLKAENAFKAKKAEEELQEAKELKKQIEDEKTVVVIKAKAGDGRLFGTIPTKQIAEELNKQYKIEIDKRKIQLEQNLSALGYHHVEVKLHHDVTAKINVHVVEA from the coding sequence ATGAAAGTTATTTTATTATCAGATGTAAAAAAACAAGGGAAAAAAGGCCAAGTTATTGAAGTATCAGAAGGATACGGAAGAAACTTTTTAATTAAAAATGGTTTAGCAAAGTTAGCTGATAATGCAGCAATGAGTCAATTGAAAGCTGAGAATGCTTTTAAAGCTAAAAAAGCTGAAGAAGAATTACAAGAAGCAAAAGAATTAAAGAAACAAATCGAAGATGAAAAAACAGTCGTTGTGATTAAAGCAAAAGCTGGAGACGGAAGATTATTCGGTACGATTCCAACAAAACAAATTGCAGAAGAATTGAATAAGCAATATAAAATTGAAATTGATAAGCGTAAAATTCAATTAGAACAAAACTTATCTGCATTAGGTTATCATCATGTTGAAGTTAAATTACATCATGATGTGACAGCGAAGATTAATGTTCATGTAGTTGAAGCTTAG
- the dnaB gene encoding replicative DNA helicase: protein MPHDILAEQSVLGALLIDPTKIGTVQAILQVDDFYKRAHQLIFEAMERVFDRDGSFDYGTLMISLNATDALENAGGEEYLAEIISRAPSVYYTETYAVTVKNQSILRKLIAASTTIMSDAFQAEENIQDVLDRSEKLILSIGENNQSNKPQEMNRLIKEAFDRIIKLSEEKREIVGLPSGYIDLDRLTSGFQPDQLIILAARPSVGKTAFALNIAQNVGTKSKVPVVIFSLEMGAIDMVYRMICAEGNIHAGNLKTGQLTDDEWNSLTVATDTLKNAPIFIDDTAGIRVNEIRAKCRRLKQENPDLGLIVIDYLQLIEGNGRENRQQEVSEISRQLKKLAKELSVPIIALSQLSRGLEHRQNKRPMLSDIRESGSIEQDADIVAFLYREDYHQQEGDEETEKTDDLPDNSVEVILAKNRSGARDTVRLLFTKEYNKFSSLTYMPEPPINSFG, encoded by the coding sequence ATGCCACATGATATTTTAGCTGAGCAATCAGTATTAGGGGCATTATTAATTGATCCAACAAAAATTGGAACGGTACAAGCTATTTTACAAGTAGATGATTTTTATAAGCGAGCACATCAATTAATTTTTGAGGCAATGGAGCGTGTATTTGACCGAGATGGTTCATTCGACTACGGTACATTGATGATTTCTTTGAATGCCACAGATGCACTAGAAAATGCAGGTGGTGAAGAATATTTAGCTGAAATTATTTCGAGAGCACCGTCTGTCTACTATACTGAAACGTATGCAGTCACTGTAAAAAATCAATCCATTTTACGGAAATTAATTGCGGCATCAACAACGATTATGTCGGACGCTTTTCAAGCAGAAGAAAATATTCAAGATGTGTTAGACCGAAGTGAAAAGCTAATTTTATCTATCGGTGAAAATAATCAAAGTAATAAGCCACAAGAGATGAATCGTTTAATTAAAGAAGCGTTTGATAGAATTATTAAACTCTCAGAAGAGAAACGAGAAATTGTAGGATTGCCGTCTGGATATATTGATTTAGATAGGCTTACAAGTGGATTTCAACCTGACCAACTAATTATTTTAGCTGCTCGTCCGTCTGTTGGTAAAACAGCATTTGCTTTAAATATTGCACAAAATGTTGGGACGAAATCAAAAGTGCCAGTTGTTATTTTCTCGCTTGAAATGGGTGCCATTGATATGGTCTATCGAATGATTTGTGCTGAGGGAAATATTCACGCTGGAAATTTAAAAACAGGACAACTCACTGATGATGAATGGAATAGTTTGACAGTTGCAACGGATACTTTAAAAAATGCACCGATTTTTATTGATGATACAGCTGGTATTCGAGTGAATGAAATTCGTGCAAAGTGTAGAAGGCTTAAACAAGAAAATCCAGATTTAGGTTTAATTGTGATTGATTATCTGCAATTAATCGAGGGAAATGGTAGAGAAAACCGACAACAAGAAGTATCAGAAATTTCACGTCAATTGAAGAAATTAGCGAAAGAATTAAGTGTGCCGATTATTGCTCTATCGCAATTATCAAGGGGATTAGAACATCGACAAAATAAACGACCGATGTTAAGCGATATTCGAGAATCTGGTTCGATAGAACAAGACGCAGATATTGTGGCATTTTTATATCGTGAAGATTATCATCAACAAGAAGGCGATGAAGAAACCGAAAAAACAGATGATTTACCGGATAATAGTGTTGAAGTGATTTTAGCTAAAAATCGTAGTGGTGCTCGTGATACAGTACGATTACTCTTTACAAAAGAGTATAATAAATTTTCTAGTTTGACGTATATGCCAGAACCACCGATTAATTCATTTGGATAA
- a CDS encoding adenylosuccinate synthase, with amino-acid sequence MTSVVVVGTQWGDEGKGKITDFLSENAEVVARYQGGDNAGHTIKFDGKTYKLHLIPSGIFAKDKISIIGNGVVVNPKSIVEELNYLHREGVATDNLRISSRAHVILPYHIELDKAQEASKGDNKIGTTNKGIGPAYMDKAARVGIRIADLLDKSIFEERLRINLAEKNNLIVKLYGGEPLKFEDIFEEYYEYGQQIKQYVTDTSVILNDAIDQGKRVLFEGAQGVMLDIDQGTYPFVTSSNPVAGGVTIGSGVGPSKIDTVIGVCKAYTSRVGDGPFPTELFDEIGNTIREVGREYGTTTGRPRRIGWFDSVVMRHSRRVSGITHLSLNSIDVLTGLETIKICTAYQTSTGEVIEYYPASLKVLGDCQPIYEELPGWTEDITQCKRFEELPANAQNYVRRITELVGVKLATLSVGPDRTQTMILDSVWR; translated from the coding sequence ATGACATCTGTTGTTGTTGTAGGTACTCAGTGGGGCGATGAAGGAAAAGGAAAGATTACTGATTTTCTCAGTGAAAATGCTGAAGTGGTAGCACGCTATCAAGGTGGCGATAATGCTGGCCATACCATCAAATTTGACGGTAAAACTTATAAATTACATCTTATCCCTTCCGGTATATTCGCTAAGGATAAAATAAGTATTATTGGAAATGGCGTTGTAGTCAATCCAAAATCAATTGTAGAAGAACTTAATTATCTTCATCGAGAAGGTGTTGCAACTGATAATTTAAGAATATCATCACGTGCTCACGTAATTTTACCTTATCATATTGAATTAGATAAAGCTCAAGAAGCATCTAAGGGAGATAACAAAATTGGAACTACCAATAAAGGAATTGGCCCAGCGTACATGGATAAAGCTGCACGTGTCGGTATCCGTATTGCAGATTTATTAGATAAAAGTATTTTTGAAGAAAGACTTCGCATTAACTTAGCTGAAAAAAATAATTTAATCGTGAAGTTGTATGGTGGTGAACCATTGAAATTTGAAGATATTTTCGAAGAGTACTATGAATATGGTCAACAGATTAAACAATATGTAACGGATACATCTGTTATTTTAAACGATGCGATTGACCAAGGCAAACGTGTATTATTTGAAGGTGCACAAGGTGTTATGTTGGATATTGATCAAGGAACTTATCCATTTGTTACATCTTCAAATCCTGTTGCTGGTGGAGTTACTATAGGTAGTGGTGTAGGCCCTTCTAAAATCGATACTGTCATCGGTGTATGTAAAGCCTATACTTCACGTGTAGGTGACGGCCCATTCCCTACTGAATTATTTGATGAAATTGGAAATACCATTCGTGAAGTAGGACGTGAATACGGAACAACTACTGGACGTCCTCGCCGTATTGGCTGGTTTGATAGTGTTGTTATGCGACACTCTCGTCGTGTATCGGGTATTACCCATTTATCATTAAATAGTATCGACGTTCTAACTGGTTTAGAAACTATTAAAATTTGTACAGCGTACCAAACAAGTACAGGTGAAGTTATCGAATACTATCCAGCAAGTTTAAAAGTCTTAGGTGATTGTCAACCTATATACGAAGAATTACCAGGCTGGACAGAAGATATTACTCAATGCAAGCGATTTGAAGAACTTCCAGCGAATGCACAAAATTATGTGCGTCGCATTACTGAATTAGTTGGTGTCAAATTAGCTACATTATCTGTCGGCCCTGATCGTACCCAAACAATGATTCTTGATTCAGTTTGGCGATAA
- a CDS encoding cation transporter — translation MSIMNYQKNTTIAAQGAAIGICVYLILAILKLIAGHYFHSISLHADGLNNLSDIFTSLSVFVGLQLSKKPADDDHHFDHSKFETLASFITAVIMFTIGFEVFTSSISRLITQDYIQTDIKAIYVSLISMIVLSLTRQYIKKMAIKTKSLGLKATVADMRNDLIISIGTLIGAMGTKINLPFLDTVISVIVSLLIIRTAFDIFKESSFVLSDGFDKEELQKYHASIIKHPRVFNVPNLRARLSGNKIYVDVTIEIDGNLSVIESHNITEDIERILSYNYSVYDCDVHVEPYHHNK, via the coding sequence ATTTCAATTATGAATTATCAAAAAAACACAACAATAGCTGCACAAGGGGCAGCTATTGGTATTTGTGTGTATTTAATTTTAGCCATATTAAAATTAATTGCTGGTCACTACTTTCATTCAATCTCATTACATGCTGACGGATTGAATAATTTATCCGATATATTTACTTCCTTATCGGTATTCGTCGGGCTTCAATTATCAAAAAAACCAGCCGACGATGATCATCATTTCGATCATTCAAAATTTGAAACATTAGCTAGTTTTATTACTGCCGTTATTATGTTTACAATTGGATTTGAAGTGTTTACAAGTAGTATTTCACGATTAATTACGCAAGATTACATTCAAACAGATATAAAAGCTATCTATGTATCTCTTATTTCAATGATTGTGTTATCTTTAACAAGACAATACATTAAAAAAATGGCAATTAAAACAAAGAGTCTTGGATTAAAAGCAACAGTTGCCGATATGAGAAATGATTTAATCATCAGTATAGGAACTTTGATTGGTGCAATGGGGACAAAGATTAATCTACCATTTCTAGATACCGTTATTTCAGTTATTGTTTCTTTATTAATTATTCGTACTGCTTTTGATATTTTTAAAGAATCTTCCTTTGTATTATCAGACGGTTTTGATAAAGAAGAACTTCAAAAATATCATGCAAGCATTATTAAACATCCAAGAGTATTCAATGTTCCAAATTTACGAGCACGTTTAAGTGGTAATAAAATATATGTAGATGTTACCATTGAAATTGACGGAAATCTGTCAGTTATTGAATCACATAATATTACGGAAGACATTGAACGAATTTTATCGTATAATTATAGTGTGTATGATTGCGATGTGCATGTTGAACCATACCATCATAATAAATGA
- a CDS encoding C39 family peptidase, protein MQRKMHRTMTILTLSVLLFGLISINALKEESEQKIQSDLVESTTQTTTITQTTESVTHETTTVAEIKSNITDVLNHSNLYDKKLVDKISTLIKDNYGNSYFQAQDDIIDAIKNANMDIEESGFLFLPKHPAKETDTINKQLDIPLLLQKDVKWRTTSYGTNTTNQLGENGCAIVSLAMVDSYYKNKIIEPQEIIKWSGNDYYLHNQGTSWQIFYDFAMEHGYYFENFGSDFYAAMQAVQDGKVIIASVSPGHFTEVGHILIIRGYDGEKVYVNDPNDNAQKMFSLQGIDSSIFLNEGLNYWAIYR, encoded by the coding sequence ATGCAACGAAAGATGCATCGAACTATGACTATTCTCACTTTGAGCGTATTATTGTTTGGCTTAATTTCTATTAATGCTTTGAAAGAAGAATCGGAGCAAAAAATTCAGAGTGATTTAGTAGAGAGTACTACTCAAACTACTACTATCACTCAAACGACTGAATCAGTCACTCATGAAACCACGACAGTAGCTGAAATCAAAAGTAATATTACTGATGTTTTAAATCATTCAAATTTATACGATAAAAAATTAGTAGATAAAATCTCAACATTAATCAAGGATAATTATGGTAATTCCTATTTTCAGGCACAAGACGATATTATTGACGCCATCAAAAATGCCAACATGGATATTGAAGAAAGTGGATTTTTATTCTTACCTAAGCATCCAGCCAAAGAAACAGATACTATCAATAAACAATTAGATATTCCACTCCTGCTCCAAAAAGATGTAAAATGGCGAACAACATCCTATGGTACTAATACAACCAATCAATTAGGAGAAAATGGATGTGCCATTGTTTCACTTGCAATGGTAGACAGTTATTACAAAAACAAAATTATTGAACCACAAGAAATTATCAAATGGAGTGGGAATGATTACTATCTCCATAATCAAGGTACTTCTTGGCAAATCTTCTATGATTTCGCTATGGAACATGGTTATTACTTTGAAAATTTTGGATCTGATTTTTACGCTGCCATGCAAGCCGTACAAGACGGCAAAGTAATTATCGCCTCTGTTAGTCCGGGTCACTTTACAGAAGTTGGTCACATTTTAATTATTCGTGGCTATGACGGTGAAAAAGTCTATGTCAACGACCCAAATGATAATGCTCAAAAAATGTTTAGTCTTCAAGGGATTGATTCTTCTATCTTTTTAAATGAAGGGCTGAATTACTGGGCGATATATCGATAA
- a CDS encoding MerR family transcriptional regulator, which yields MAHKELKKSLAIFPIGTVMRLTGLTARQIRYYEDYHLISPERTETNRRLYSLNDIDRLLEIMDMIDDGMTLKGIQKHYHKITHNDSSTTHQLLTDQDVRRILQDELDIRMRF from the coding sequence ATGGCACATAAAGAATTAAAAAAATCTTTAGCCATATTTCCGATCGGAACGGTGATGAGATTGACCGGTTTAACTGCAAGGCAAATTCGATATTATGAAGACTATCATTTAATTTCACCTGAAAGAACTGAAACAAATCGTCGACTATATTCATTGAATGATATTGACCGTTTGCTAGAAATAATGGATATGATTGATGACGGAATGACATTAAAAGGTATTCAAAAACATTATCATAAGATAACTCACAATGATAGTTCAACGACTCATCAATTATTAACAGACCAAGATGTACGACGTATTTTGCAAGATGAATTAGATATTAGAATGAGATTTTAA
- the glnA gene encoding type I glutamate--ammonia ligase, which produces MEDKRMTWTKEAILKDAKEKNVRYIRLMFTDITGRIKNVEVPISQLEKALDNQMMFDGSSIEGFVRIEESDMYLIPDYSTWLTFNWEEHQGKGRIARLICDVETPDRVAFSGDPRGNLKRILKKMTDMGFTSFNLGPEPEFFLFKLDENGKPTMNLNDEGGYFDLAPNDLAENCRRDIVLELEDLGFEIEASHHEVASGQHEIDWKYSDAIRACDYIQTFKLIVKSVARRHNLHATFMPKPVFGIAGSGMHCNLSLFTEEGNAFYDAEAEDGLSQTAKYFIGGLLKYARAYTAICNPLVNSYKRLVPGYEAPVYIAWSGQNRSPLIRIPAARGNSTRVEVRSVDPSANPYLALSVLLAAGLKGIEDKIEPPLAVDRNIYTMTREERLAEGVDDLPGSLREALKELKKEPVILDALGEHIAQNFIAEKTIEYFSYQKQVTQWELDKYLNLY; this is translated from the coding sequence ATGGAGGACAAAAGAATGACTTGGACTAAAGAAGCAATTTTAAAAGATGCTAAGGAGAAAAATGTACGCTATATTCGTTTAATGTTTACGGATATTACCGGAAGAATTAAAAATGTTGAGGTACCGATTTCTCAATTAGAAAAAGCGTTAGATAATCAGATGATGTTTGACGGGTCTTCAATCGAGGGATTTGTACGGATTGAAGAAAGTGATATGTATTTAATTCCAGATTATTCGACTTGGTTAACATTTAATTGGGAAGAACATCAAGGAAAAGGTCGCATTGCACGTTTGATTTGTGATGTGGAAACACCTGATAGAGTAGCGTTTTCTGGTGACCCACGTGGTAATTTGAAACGTATTTTAAAGAAAATGACGGATATGGGCTTTACGAGTTTTAATTTAGGGCCAGAACCAGAATTTTTCTTATTCAAGTTAGATGAAAATGGAAAACCAACAATGAATTTGAATGATGAAGGTGGCTATTTTGATTTAGCTCCAAATGATTTAGCAGAAAACTGCCGTCGTGATATTGTATTAGAGTTGGAAGATTTAGGATTTGAAATTGAAGCGAGTCACCATGAAGTTGCATCTGGCCAACATGAAATTGATTGGAAATATAGTGATGCGATTCGTGCTTGTGATTATATTCAAACATTTAAATTAATCGTTAAATCAGTTGCTCGCCGTCATAATTTGCATGCTACATTTATGCCAAAACCGGTATTTGGTATCGCAGGTTCGGGTATGCACTGTAATTTATCGTTATTTACCGAAGAGGGAAATGCTTTTTATGATGCTGAGGCAGAAGACGGTTTATCACAAACAGCTAAATACTTCATTGGTGGTTTATTAAAATATGCTCGTGCATATACAGCTATTTGTAATCCATTAGTGAACTCATATAAACGATTGGTTCCTGGATACGAAGCCCCTGTTTATATTGCATGGAGTGGGCAAAATCGTTCACCATTAATTCGTATTCCAGCTGCTAGAGGAAATTCAACACGTGTAGAAGTAAGAAGTGTAGATCCGTCTGCCAACCCATATTTAGCTTTATCTGTTTTATTAGCAGCAGGGCTAAAAGGAATCGAAGATAAAATTGAACCACCATTAGCAGTGGATCGTAATATTTATACGATGACTCGTGAAGAACGATTAGCTGAGGGTGTTGATGATTTACCGGGTTCATTACGTGAAGCATTAAAAGAATTGAAAAAAGAACCTGTTATTTTAGATGCATTAGGTGAGCATATTGCTCAAAACTTTATTGCTGAAAAAACAATTGAATACTTCTCATATCAAAAACAAGTAACGCAATGGGAATTAGATAAATACTTGAATTTATACTAA
- the pyrF gene encoding orotidine-5'-phosphate decarboxylase: MLANSPIIALDFPNQEACLAFLSQFDNQALNIKVGMELYYQEGNALIEQLLSKGHKIFLDLKLHDIPNTVESAMRILASKGISMVTIHASGGSEMIRAAKRGLESGTIQGQPKPKLLAVTQLTSLSQEQLQDELLISVPLKVSVLHYAQVAIESGADGIVCSPLEAELLRKQIDDSIVIVTPGIRNTSYVMGSDDQTRVTTPYQAALNGSDYIVVGRPITQASNPVAVYDAMKEEFNKGREELKWNKQ, encoded by the coding sequence ATGTTAGCGAATAGTCCGATTATTGCCTTAGACTTTCCGAATCAAGAAGCGTGTTTAGCGTTTTTAAGTCAGTTTGATAATCAAGCGTTGAATATTAAAGTGGGCATGGAACTCTACTATCAAGAGGGCAATGCTCTTATCGAACAGTTATTATCAAAAGGGCATAAAATCTTCTTGGATTTAAAATTACATGATATTCCCAATACAGTGGAATCAGCGATGAGAATACTTGCAAGTAAAGGTATCTCAATGGTTACGATTCATGCAAGTGGTGGGAGTGAAATGATTCGTGCAGCTAAGCGTGGATTGGAGTCTGGGACAATTCAAGGACAACCCAAACCTAAATTATTAGCAGTAACACAATTGACGTCCCTATCTCAAGAACAATTGCAAGATGAATTGTTAATTTCAGTTCCTTTAAAGGTAAGTGTACTCCATTATGCTCAAGTAGCAATTGAGTCTGGGGCTGACGGTATTGTTTGTTCGCCCTTAGAAGCTGAGTTATTAAGAAAGCAGATAGATGATTCTATCGTGATAGTAACGCCGGGGATTCGTAATACGTCTTATGTCATGGGAAGTGATGACCAAACACGTGTCACGACGCCTTACCAAGCTGCTTTAAATGGCAGTGATTATATTGTAGTCGGACGTCCGATTACCCAAGCTAGTAATCCAGTTGCCGTATATGATGCGATGAAAGAAGAATTTAATAAAGGACGGGAAGAATTAAAATGGAACAAACAATAG